A genomic stretch from Nitrospirota bacterium includes:
- a CDS encoding Fic family protein, translating into MPFKPKYTITEKILNNLTLIASAREVIEQSYLIPKWEASLRRQAKLRNTHSSTAIEGNKLTLEQVEALADGKEVIATDKDKKEVLNYIEALDRLHLFAGRGKIKVEDLLTMHKMVSTDVLRDNKHSGVFRDRQVFVGRRIFDGTGFKEEVDYMPPQTKDVPHLVREFIDWLNLDKTGEINLVLLAGIVHYEIARIHPFIDGNGRTARLFATLILYLSGFDHRRLFALDDFYDRDRQAYYAALKTAQKNKNDITKWLEYFTTGVAYSVNEVKEAVLKLCSKKKRVSKTQVSLTDKQIKIVEFMNAHGKAANKDLQKLFNISAQAVHKELAKLVELKVIKPQGKGRSLFYVLE; encoded by the coding sequence ATGCCGTTTAAACCGAAATATACCATAACCGAAAAGATACTCAATAACCTTACTCTTATTGCTTCTGCCCGTGAGGTTATTGAGCAGTCGTACCTGATACCGAAATGGGAAGCATCGCTTCGCAGACAGGCTAAACTTCGCAATACCCATTCATCTACTGCCATTGAAGGCAATAAACTTACTCTTGAGCAAGTTGAAGCTCTTGCTGACGGCAAAGAAGTTATCGCCACTGACAAAGATAAAAAAGAAGTGCTTAATTATATAGAGGCGTTGGATAGACTGCATTTATTTGCCGGGAGAGGGAAAATCAAGGTTGAAGACCTTCTGACTATGCATAAGATGGTTTCAACGGATGTTTTGCGTGATAATAAACATAGCGGTGTTTTTCGTGACCGGCAGGTGTTTGTGGGCAGACGCATTTTTGACGGCACGGGATTTAAAGAAGAAGTAGACTATATGCCTCCTCAGACAAAAGACGTGCCCCATTTGGTAAGAGAATTTATTGACTGGCTGAATCTTGATAAGACAGGTGAAATAAATCTGGTTCTTTTGGCGGGCATTGTTCACTATGAGATTGCCAGAATCCACCCTTTTATTGACGGCAACGGCCGGACGGCCCGGCTCTTTGCGACGCTTATCCTCTATTTGAGTGGTTTTGATCACCGCAGGCTCTTTGCCCTTGATGATTTCTATGACCGGGACAGGCAGGCGTATTATGCGGCTTTGAAGACAGCGCAGAAAAATAAAAACGATATTACCAAATGGCTTGAGTATTTTACAACAGGTGTTGCCTATTCAGTAAACGAAGTAAAAGAGGCAGTGTTGAAATTATGCTCAAAAAAGAAACGCGTTTCAAAGACTCAAGTTTCCCTTACTGATAAGCAGATAAAAATCGTTGAATTTATGAATGCTCATGGTAAGGCTGCTAACAAAGATTTGCAGAAGTTATTTAACATTTCAGCTCAAGCGGTGCATAAGGAACTGGCAAAGCTCGTTGAGCTAAAAGTCATTAAGCCTCAAGGCAAGGGACGGTCGCTGTTTTATGTCCTGGAGTAA
- a CDS encoding pyruvate ferredoxin oxidoreductase (catalyzes the formation of acetyl-CoA from pyruvate and coenzyme A) yields the protein MATELRLKELSKKDMLLTSGHRMCSGCGAPIIVKMVLLASEYPIIAANATGCLEVSTCISDYTAWKIPWIHNAFENAAATISGVETMYRALKKQGKIDKEIKFIAFGGDGGTYDIGFQSLSGAMERGHDMIYICYDNGAYMNTGIQRSSATPFGADTTTCPAGSVIPGKPQNRKNLTKIMAAHNIPYAAQASPSHWLDLMKKVRKALEIKGPKFLNIISPCNRGWRSRTDDAIQLSRLAVETCYWPLYEIEDGVTKITVTPKEKKPIADFLKPQGRFKHLFAPENEWMLKKIQEDIDKEWAGLQKCSAAEEKKLE from the coding sequence ATGGCAACTGAACTGAGATTAAAAGAGCTTTCAAAAAAAGACATGCTTTTGACATCGGGGCACAGGATGTGTTCAGGCTGCGGCGCGCCTATAATTGTAAAGATGGTTCTTCTTGCATCCGAGTATCCGATTATTGCGGCAAATGCAACAGGCTGTCTTGAGGTTTCTACCTGCATATCTGACTACACGGCATGGAAGATTCCATGGATACACAACGCCTTTGAGAATGCGGCGGCCACCATCTCAGGCGTTGAGACGATGTACAGAGCCTTAAAAAAGCAGGGCAAGATTGACAAGGAGATTAAGTTCATCGCATTTGGCGGAGACGGCGGCACTTATGACATCGGTTTTCAGAGCCTCTCAGGCGCGATGGAACGCGGGCATGATATGATTTACATCTGTTATGACAACGGCGCGTACATGAATACAGGAATTCAGCGTTCAAGCGCAACTCCGTTCGGCGCTGATACGACAACATGTCCGGCAGGAAGCGTTATACCGGGCAAACCGCAGAACAGGAAAAACCTGACAAAGATTATGGCGGCGCATAACATTCCCTATGCTGCGCAGGCATCTCCAAGCCACTGGCTGGACCTGATGAAAAAGGTCAGGAAGGCGCTTGAGATTAAAGGGCCGAAATTTCTGAATATCATCTCGCCCTGTAACCGCGGCTGGCGCTCAAGGACTGATGATGCAATACAACTGAGCAGGCTTGCGGTTGAGACCTGCTACTGGCCGCTGTATGAAATTGAAGACGGCGTTACAAAAATTACGGTTACGCCGAAAGAGAAGAAGCCCATCGCGGATTTCCTCAAACCGCAGGGCAGGTTTAAGCACCTCTTTGCCCCTGAAAACGAATGGATGCTTAAAAAGATTCAGGAAGATATAGATAAAGAATGGGCAGGGCTTCAGAAGTGCTCGGCGGCGGAAGAGAAGAAATTAGAATAA
- the porA gene encoding pyruvate ferredoxin oxidoreductase, whose protein sequence is MGKIVAATGNEAVAEALRQVNPDVSSAYPITPATDIMQRFTSFVSNGKVKTEMILVESEHSAMSGCIGASAAGGRVMTATSSQGLALMWEELFIASGTRLPIVMALVNRALSAPLNIHGDHSDGMGARDCGWIQLWSENAQEAYDNTIQAFRIAEHMDIRLPAMVCLDGFIVSHSIERIEYLEDEKVRNFAGEFKQLNPLLDLEHPVSYGPLILTDYYMEYRRAQDEVMSKVPQVVLDVAKDFEKISGRKYGLFETYRLDDAEIGLVILNSAAGTSKDVIDEFRNRGIKAGLLKPRLYRPFPYKEIGEALKGLKAVCVLDRADAFGGSYGPLFIDIASSLYPYKDKPILINKIYGLGGRDYMPAHAEQALSELVEAAKTGKIKQIKEYIGVRE, encoded by the coding sequence ATGGGAAAGATAGTTGCAGCCACAGGGAATGAAGCAGTTGCCGAGGCATTGAGGCAGGTAAACCCGGATGTCAGTTCAGCATATCCCATAACTCCTGCTACGGATATAATGCAGAGATTTACGAGCTTTGTGTCAAACGGTAAGGTCAAGACTGAAATGATACTTGTTGAGAGCGAGCACAGCGCAATGAGCGGCTGTATCGGGGCCTCGGCAGCCGGCGGAAGGGTTATGACGGCAACGTCATCGCAGGGGCTTGCGCTTATGTGGGAAGAGTTGTTTATTGCATCGGGCACCAGACTGCCCATAGTAATGGCTTTGGTAAACAGGGCGTTGTCCGCGCCGTTAAACATTCACGGCGACCACTCCGATGGAATGGGCGCAAGGGATTGCGGGTGGATACAGTTGTGGTCTGAAAATGCGCAGGAGGCTTATGACAATACGATACAGGCATTCCGCATTGCAGAGCATATGGATATAAGGCTTCCGGCAATGGTCTGTCTGGACGGCTTTATTGTCAGTCATTCCATAGAGAGGATAGAGTATCTTGAAGATGAAAAGGTAAGGAATTTTGCCGGTGAGTTTAAGCAGTTAAATCCTCTGCTTGATTTGGAGCATCCGGTCAGTTACGGCCCGTTGATACTTACCGATTATTACATGGAGTACAGAAGGGCGCAGGATGAGGTTATGTCAAAGGTGCCGCAGGTGGTGTTGGATGTTGCAAAAGATTTTGAGAAAATTTCCGGCAGGAAATACGGGCTCTTTGAAACATACAGGCTTGATGATGCGGAGATAGGGCTGGTCATTTTAAATTCTGCCGCCGGCACATCAAAGGATGTAATTGATGAATTCAGGAACAGGGGGATTAAGGCGGGCTTATTGAAGCCGAGACTTTACAGGCCGTTCCCATACAAAGAAATCGGCGAGGCGCTGAAGGGGCTTAAGGCTGTCTGCGTGCTTGACAGGGCAGATGCCTTCGGCGGCTCTTACGGCCCGTTGTTTATAGATATTGCATCATCCCTTTACCCGTACAAAGACAAGCCGATTCTCATTAATAAAATATACGGGCTTGGCGGAAGGGACTACATGCCTGCGCATGCCGAGCAGGCGCTTAGTGAACTTGTTGAAGCGGCAAAGACGGGAAAGATTAAACAGATAAAAGAATATATCGGAGTGAGAGAATAA
- a CDS encoding 4Fe-4S binding protein — protein sequence MKNWKEVIPGAVVTEAGSALKFKTGSWRSSKPRWKEENCIQCLFCWIYCPDMAVKVKDGKRAEFDYDYCKGCGICALECPGKKGQKAIVMEEEGK from the coding sequence CTGAAGAACTGGAAAGAAGTCATACCCGGCGCTGTTGTTACGGAAGCAGGCAGCGCCTTGAAATTTAAGACAGGTTCGTGGCGTTCGTCTAAACCGCGCTGGAAAGAGGAAAACTGTATTCAATGCCTTTTCTGCTGGATTTATTGTCCTGATATGGCAGTGAAGGTTAAAGACGGCAAGAGGGCGGAATTTGATTATGATTACTGCAAAGGCTGCGGCATCTGCGCCCTGGAGTGTCCCGGCAAAAAGGGGCAGAAGGCGATTGTCATGGAAGAGGAGGGAAAATAA
- a CDS encoding 2-oxoacid:acceptor oxidoreductase family protein: MKDLVEIRWHGRGGQGTVTAAKVLADTCLSGGRYVQAFPEYGPERAGAPLRAYNRISSKELRMHCPVIAPNIVSVVDVTLLDSIKVAEGAVKDAIFVVNTSKDPKEIRTKLSAEQAQKVFTIDATKIAVECIGRAMPNAPMLGAVCKVSGLVTLEHLLEDVRKSFGKKFSQKIIDGNLDAARRGYEEVKEG, encoded by the coding sequence ATGAAGGATTTAGTGGAAATTCGCTGGCATGGCAGGGGCGGTCAGGGGACAGTTACCGCTGCAAAGGTGCTTGCAGACACCTGCCTGAGCGGCGGCAGATATGTGCAGGCATTTCCTGAATACGGTCCTGAAAGGGCCGGCGCGCCTCTCAGGGCGTACAATAGGATTAGTTCAAAAGAGTTAAGGATGCATTGTCCTGTTATTGCTCCTAATATAGTAAGTGTTGTTGATGTAACACTGCTTGACAGCATTAAGGTGGCAGAGGGCGCAGTAAAAGATGCTATATTTGTCGTAAACACATCAAAAGACCCAAAGGAAATCAGGACGAAACTTTCTGCAGAGCAGGCTCAGAAGGTATTTACAATTGATGCAACAAAGATAGCGGTAGAATGTATAGGAAGGGCTATGCCGAACGCTCCGATGCTCGGCGCTGTGTGCAAAGTCAGCGGACTTGTTACATTAGAGCATTTGCTTGAGGACGTCAGAAAGAGCTTCGGCAAGAAGTTTTCACAGAAGATAATTGACGGCAACCTTGATGCGGCTCGGCGCGGATATGAGGAGGTAAAAGAGGGATGA